Proteins encoded together in one Lathyrus oleraceus cultivar Zhongwan6 chromosome 5, CAAS_Psat_ZW6_1.0, whole genome shotgun sequence window:
- the LOC127083264 gene encoding protein MAIN-LIKE 1 — translation MVRRRGADGRIPVRTLDRGASSSAAAAEPTGYPGGPYDTSLLVKYEHHVARHIWFGEERGPKKELKVAGHGLKLNSRVPLALPPQMESWVSRSGLASLQRTSLNKIDTNLVSAFVERWHLETSSFHMPFGEMSITLDDVACLLHLPIRGIFWSPQDVTEELAVELAVDYLGVSQSQAQSHVRSCRGSYYKLEWLYDIFVHHRAASSWAYATRAYLLMLVGSTIFADKTFTLVEARYLLLFRDLDGCSGYSWGAAALVTLYRYLGDASMYSCKQLGGYPTLLQCWIHEYFPTVGKRGENWNPAGNCGLPRAMRWSYRQGVLKVDDLRPILDELTPTDVIWRPFEDHRAWRVFDEICLYRGCLKWGEIVVPYLPDRCLRQFGYRQYVPSPPLDCMMATDIDVDWISYHQSVVDVIGSSSVATTPSEVVDGYLEWYYRVSHPRLVPPHRDAPREVPVPVYDAGPSDPDWARVSTLIRRYLRQVNAEEEDPQFSDLFEALHISRSH, via the exons a tggttcgaagaagaggtgcagatggccggattccagtccgcacgttagaccggggtgcatcttcatctgcagctgcagctgagccgactggatatccaggagggccgtacgatacatcgcttttggtgaagtacgagcatcatgttgctcgacatatatggttcggtgag gaaagaggaccaaagaaagagttgaaggttgccggacatggactgaagttgaattctagggttccattggctcttccaccacagatggagagttgggtatctagatccggtttagcttcactgcagagaacgagtctgaacaagatagacacaaatcttgtctctgcatttgtggaaagatggcatctagagacatcttcatttcacatgccgtttggtgaaatgagcattactttagaTGATGTCGCATGTCTACTTCACTTGCCCATTAGGGGTATCTTTtggagtcctcaggatgtgactgaagagctagctgttgaacttgctgtggactacctaggagtgtcacagagtcaggcacagtcacatgttcggagctgcagggggtcgtattacaagttggagtggttatatGATATATTCGTACATCATAGGGCTGCTTccagctgggcatatgcgactagagcatatctattgatgttggtgggttccaccatatttgctgataagacctttacacttgtagaggcacgatacctcctcctgtttagggacttggatggatgttcaggatatagttggggagcagctgcactagttaccctctaccgatatcttggagatgcgtccatgtacagttgcaaacagctaggtggatatcctactctcctacag tgttggattcacgagtattttccaactgttggaaaaagaggggagaattggaaTCCTGCTGGAAACTGTGGTCTTCcccgagcgatgagatggtcATATAGACAGGGAGTCCTGAAGGTCgatgatttacgacctattttggacgagctgacacctaCCGACGTCATCTGGCgaccatttgaggatcatagagcatggcgtgtatttgatgagatatgtctttacaggggctgtttgaagtggggtgaaatagttgttccatacttgcctgatagatgtttacgtcagttcgggtatagacagtatgttccatccccacctctggattgtatgatggcgacggatattgatgttgattggatcaGTTACCATCAGAGTGTTGTCGATGTGATCGGTTCATCTTCCgtggccaccactccatctgagGTAGTAGACggttatctggagtggtattatcgtgtttcccatccacggttggtccctccccatcgtgacGCTCCTAGAGAGGTACCCGTTCCTGTATATGACGCCGGGCCATCTGATCCTgattgggctcgtgtatctacattgattcgtcgctatctgagacaggttaatgctgaagaggaagatccacagttttctgatttatttgaagctttgcatatttctcgttcacattga